A genomic window from Candidatus Kouleothrix ribensis includes:
- a CDS encoding MarR family transcriptional regulator, which yields MDPLTMALLRIGQATRAVALDEARTVGLTPVQAQTLLFIKRTKRFATTVRLLAATLGATHASTVGVIDALVARGLVQRETSTEDRRVTLLRLTVAGEEAYERLATWGQELTVALARLTAEERAGLERGLGAVIASLRTLGYLTVAEPCRGCMHFRENAGAGQPAPHHCTLLQRHMSEAEALLDCPDHTPLQAARQA from the coding sequence ATGGATCCACTGACAATGGCCTTGTTGCGCATCGGGCAAGCCACCCGCGCTGTCGCGCTCGACGAAGCGCGCACGGTGGGGTTGACACCTGTGCAGGCGCAGACGCTGCTGTTCATCAAGCGAACCAAGCGTTTTGCCACCACCGTGCGGTTGCTGGCCGCGACCCTTGGAGCAACCCATGCAAGCACGGTAGGCGTGATTGACGCCCTGGTGGCGCGCGGGCTCGTGCAACGTGAGACCAGCACGGAGGATCGGCGGGTCACCCTCCTTCGACTTACTGTGGCGGGCGAGGAGGCCTACGAGCGGTTGGCGACGTGGGGCCAGGAGCTTACCGTAGCCCTGGCCCGCCTGACAGCTGAAGAGCGCGCCGGCCTGGAACGAGGGCTTGGTGCGGTCATTGCCAGCCTGCGCACCCTCGGCTACCTTACTGTGGCGGAGCCGTGCCGCGGTTGCATGCACTTTCGCGAGAACGCCGGAGCAGGGCAGCCGGCGCCGCACCACTGCACCCTGCTCCAACGCCATATGAGTGAGGCTGAGGCGCTCCTCGACTGCCCGGATCACACCCCGCTGCAGGCCGCACGGCAGGCCTGA
- a CDS encoding protogloblin ApPgb: protein MATPDTTIPGYRYGDPTLPPAPLTAAAFADLQRALLFTDDDLAALRAARAILVPQTDAILDVWYGFVGSTPALLAYFTRADGPSPEYLARVRARFGQWIDDTCRAEYNDAWLAYQQEIGWRHFRRKNSTDGTAAAGTPPIIHWRYLNALVYPIYATVRPFLERGSSDPAAVERMHQAWLKSVLLQVTLWSQPYLQEESW from the coding sequence ATGGCAACCCCCGACACCACAATCCCCGGCTACCGTTATGGTGATCCCACGCTACCCCCGGCACCCCTCACCGCTGCCGCCTTCGCTGATTTACAGCGTGCGCTGCTATTCACCGACGATGATCTGGCTGCCTTGCGCGCGGCGCGCGCCATCCTGGTTCCCCAAACCGACGCCATCCTCGACGTCTGGTACGGCTTCGTCGGCTCAACGCCTGCCCTGCTCGCCTATTTCACCCGTGCTGATGGACCCAGCCCCGAGTATCTCGCCCGCGTCCGCGCCCGCTTCGGCCAATGGATCGACGATACGTGCCGGGCAGAGTATAATGATGCCTGGTTAGCCTACCAGCAGGAGATCGGCTGGCGCCACTTCCGCCGTAAGAACAGTACTGATGGCACCGCCGCCGCGGGCACCCCTCCGATCATCCACTGGCGCTACCTCAATGCGCTGGTCTACCCAATCTACGCCACGGTGCGGCCCTTCCTTGAGCGCGGCTCCAGCGATCCGGCGGCGGTCGAGCGGATGCATCAGGCCTGGCTCAAGTCGGTGCTGCTCCAGGTCACCCTCTGGTCTCAACCGTATCTCCAGGAGGAAAGCTGGTAG
- a CDS encoding low temperature requirement protein A: protein MTLLQRTFRRWWQAPRKISERVDHRTVSFLELFYDLVYVVLIAEVAHALAGHVDLAGMGRFIFLFVIVWWAWLNGATYHDLHGNNDLRTRVFTFLQMIFVGSMAVYAHDALGATSVGFALAFAGFQLLFAYLWWRVGVYDPAHRPLSRPYVLGYLIATTLYVVSVWMPASVRFSLWAVALVLSLLLPFVSNLRERHNPQIQAQIDLAFTISRSGVERFGLFTIIVLGEVIAGVIRGLQSVPQLDWPTGATAILGMLLAVGIWWIYFDLISGNRPRPGRGSAMAWLYLHLPLTLGITAIGAAVLNVTEHAGDPMPGEVRWLLVGSVVVVLVTIALLLRTIRSESDFQQLQQVAGVILLMAAGVAGLLGLLDLVAIYLLCVLVAVMLVPIGIGLWLWMKTLDSGELSGQ from the coding sequence ATGACCCTTTTACAGCGTACCTTTCGCCGTTGGTGGCAGGCCCCCCGCAAGATCAGTGAGCGAGTCGATCATCGGACAGTCTCCTTTTTAGAGCTATTTTATGACCTGGTCTATGTCGTGCTGATCGCCGAGGTGGCCCATGCCCTGGCTGGGCATGTCGATCTCGCAGGCATGGGGCGTTTCATCTTCCTCTTTGTGATCGTCTGGTGGGCGTGGTTGAACGGGGCCACCTATCACGATTTACATGGCAACAACGATCTGCGCACGCGGGTCTTTACGTTCTTGCAGATGATCTTTGTGGGATCTATGGCTGTGTATGCTCACGATGCCCTGGGCGCCACCTCGGTTGGATTTGCGCTCGCCTTTGCTGGCTTTCAACTGCTGTTTGCCTATCTGTGGTGGCGCGTTGGTGTCTATGATCCCGCGCATCGCCCCCTTTCGCGCCCGTATGTGTTGGGCTATCTGATCGCGACCACGCTGTATGTTGTGTCGGTCTGGATGCCTGCTTCTGTGCGTTTCTCGCTGTGGGCAGTTGCCCTGGTGCTGTCGTTGCTGCTGCCCTTCGTGAGCAACCTGAGGGAACGCCATAACCCCCAGATTCAGGCCCAGATAGATCTGGCATTTACTATCAGCCGCTCGGGGGTGGAACGCTTTGGTCTCTTCACGATTATCGTGCTGGGTGAGGTGATCGCAGGGGTGATTCGTGGATTGCAGAGCGTTCCCCAGCTGGATTGGCCGACCGGCGCCACGGCTATACTGGGCATGCTGCTGGCCGTAGGGATCTGGTGGATCTACTTTGATCTCATTTCCGGCAACCGGCCCCGGCCCGGTCGAGGCTCTGCCATGGCCTGGCTCTACCTGCATTTGCCCCTGACTCTTGGCATCACGGCCATTGGCGCGGCGGTGCTTAACGTGACAGAACATGCTGGCGATCCCATGCCTGGGGAGGTGCGTTGGCTCTTGGTGGGTTCGGTTGTGGTCGTCCTCGTCACCATTGCCCTGCTCTTGCGGACAATCCGCAGCGAGAGCGACTTTCAGCAATTACAGCAGGTGGCCGGTGTGATCCTATTGATGGCCGCAGGTGTCGCCGGGCTGTTGGGCCTCCTCGACCTCGTGGCAATCTACCTGCTTTGTGTCTTGGTTGCGGTGATGCTGGTGCCTATTGGCATCGGGCTGTGGCTGTGGATGAAGACGCTGGACAGTGGGGAGCTTTCTGGGCAGTAA
- a CDS encoding SDR family NAD(P)-dependent oxidoreductase has translation MSNHWTTSAIPDLTGNVIIVTGANSGIGYEAALELARKGGRTILACRSMDKAQTALSQIQAQVPNASVEIMQLDLASQASIRAFAAAFNARYDRLDRLINNAGIMMVPYGTTDDGFERQFGTNHLGHFALTGLLIDRILTTPGARVVNISSGAHRTGSMDFDNLMYEGGKGYTPMQAYGRSKLANLLFTYELQRRFEAIGADARATAAHPGGSNTNLANHMEDRLLFRLARPLLAIIMQSAAMGALPTLRAAADPQAVGGAYFGPGGFSEMRGYPVIVESSAAAHDAAAARKLWSVSEELTGVTMPQLDGKAA, from the coding sequence ATGAGCAATCACTGGACGACCAGCGCGATCCCCGACCTGACCGGCAACGTGATCATTGTCACCGGGGCCAACAGCGGCATCGGCTATGAAGCTGCCTTGGAGTTGGCCCGCAAGGGCGGCCGCACCATCCTGGCTTGCCGCAGCATGGACAAAGCTCAAACGGCCCTGAGCCAGATTCAGGCGCAAGTTCCCAACGCCTCCGTCGAGATCATGCAGCTCGATCTGGCGAGCCAGGCTTCGATCCGTGCCTTCGCCGCCGCCTTCAACGCCAGGTACGACCGGCTGGATCGGTTGATCAACAACGCCGGCATCATGATGGTGCCGTATGGCACGACCGACGATGGCTTCGAGCGCCAGTTCGGCACCAACCACCTGGGCCACTTTGCGCTCACCGGGCTGTTGATCGATCGAATCCTAACCACCCCCGGCGCACGGGTGGTCAACATCAGCAGCGGGGCGCACCGCACGGGCAGCATGGACTTCGACAACCTTATGTACGAAGGCGGCAAGGGCTATACGCCCATGCAGGCCTATGGCCGATCGAAGCTGGCCAACCTGCTCTTTACCTACGAGCTGCAACGCCGCTTTGAGGCCATTGGTGCGGATGCCAGGGCCACCGCAGCCCATCCCGGCGGATCCAACACCAATCTGGCCAACCACATGGAGGATCGCTTGCTCTTCCGGTTGGCGCGCCCCCTTTTGGCGATCATCATGCAGTCGGCCGCGATGGGTGCATTGCCCACATTGCGGGCCGCAGCGGATCCCCAGGCTGTGGGCGGGGCCTATTTCGGCCCCGGCGGCTTCAGTGAAATGCGGGGCTATCCCGTGATCGTGGAGTCGAGCGCCGCCGCTCATGACGCGGCCGCAGCGCGCAAGCTGTGGTCGGTGTCCGAGGAACTTACCGGAGTTACAATGCCGCAGCTTGACGGTAAGGCTGCCTAG
- a CDS encoding TetR/AcrR family transcriptional regulator: protein MNEKEQQLLEASIDLFAREGFWNTPTSRIAKHAGVATGTLFNYFPSKDALIDAVYLHLKHKWSQHIMVGYPAHADVKSCLGHIWFRHIDWGVRYPTHYALKQQLLLSDLLSAETLNRQSEELSIIYDLIQSGFDAGLFKAISSEYFTNLTLAALDATVRYALAHNLRDMALTQLIAISFDIFWDGVTA from the coding sequence ATGAACGAGAAAGAGCAGCAACTGCTGGAAGCATCCATCGATCTTTTTGCCAGGGAAGGCTTCTGGAACACCCCCACATCCCGGATCGCCAAGCACGCCGGCGTGGCCACCGGGACGCTCTTCAACTACTTCCCCAGCAAAGACGCACTGATCGATGCCGTCTATCTGCACTTGAAGCACAAGTGGAGCCAGCACATCATGGTCGGGTATCCGGCACATGCTGATGTGAAGAGCTGTTTGGGCCACATCTGGTTCCGGCACATCGACTGGGGTGTACGCTATCCGACCCATTATGCCTTAAAACAGCAGCTGCTGCTCTCGGATCTGCTCAGCGCCGAGACTCTGAATCGACAGTCTGAGGAGCTTTCGATCATATACGATCTGATTCAGAGCGGTTTCGACGCCGGTCTCTTCAAGGCGATTTCCAGCGAATACTTCACCAACCTGACGTTGGCCGCGTTGGACGCCACCGTGCGTTACGCGCTGGCTCATAATTTGCGCGACATGGCCTTGACCCAGTTAATCGCCATCAGCTTCGATATATTCTGGGACGGCGTAACGGCGTAG
- a CDS encoding helix-turn-helix transcriptional regulator translates to MEHRATTAQVSRAIANLCQRGLDSVALRQAVIGELRRVILFDACCMGTIDPGTLLITSEVSEGLPDRAFSLAAENEYLVEDVYKFSQLARSAQRYGILSQGMHGDLQHSHRYRSVMPIIGATHELRVAFVSHQACWGGVTLFRRPDSPDFSRAEGQFLAQLSAPLAEGFRLAVRQERSSVVVDQHGPGLIVLGADGVIQAINGAAHAWLDELCESRQRWDDGWLPAPIHEVAMRARLIAQRGESPPLQAHLRVQTRAGRWLIVHGSYLTGPDSSMIQTAIILEMAPASEIAQLLMQAYVFTVREREVVQLVLQGLSSIEMAQTLHVSSHTVQDHLKAIFTKVGVHSRGELVAKMLGDHYLPYVGPR, encoded by the coding sequence ATGGAGCATCGCGCCACGACCGCTCAAGTGAGCCGTGCAATTGCCAATCTCTGCCAAAGGGGACTCGATTCCGTTGCACTGCGGCAGGCGGTGATTGGCGAGCTTCGCCGTGTGATCTTGTTTGATGCCTGCTGTATGGGGACGATCGACCCTGGCACGCTCCTGATCACCAGCGAGGTCTCCGAGGGGCTTCCCGACCGCGCCTTCAGCCTCGCAGCCGAGAATGAATACCTGGTAGAGGACGTCTATAAATTCAGCCAGCTTGCACGGTCTGCCCAACGCTACGGCATCCTCAGCCAGGGCATGCATGGCGACCTGCAGCATAGTCACCGGTACCGCTCAGTGATGCCGATAATCGGCGCAACGCATGAGTTGCGGGTGGCTTTTGTGTCCCATCAGGCTTGCTGGGGCGGGGTGACGCTGTTCCGCCGGCCCGATTCGCCCGATTTTTCACGGGCCGAGGGGCAGTTTCTAGCGCAGCTGTCGGCGCCGCTGGCCGAGGGCTTTCGCCTGGCAGTGCGGCAGGAGCGCTCATCGGTTGTGGTTGATCAGCATGGGCCAGGCTTGATTGTGCTCGGTGCCGATGGGGTGATTCAGGCGATCAATGGTGCCGCGCATGCATGGCTCGATGAGTTGTGTGAATCGCGGCAACGTTGGGACGATGGCTGGCTGCCGGCGCCCATCCACGAGGTGGCGATGCGCGCTCGCCTGATTGCGCAGCGGGGCGAATCTCCTCCGCTCCAGGCGCACCTGCGCGTCCAGACGCGTGCGGGACGCTGGCTCATCGTACATGGCTCCTACCTGACCGGGCCGGACTCGAGCATGATTCAGACCGCGATTATCCTGGAGATGGCGCCGGCATCGGAGATTGCCCAGCTGCTGATGCAGGCATATGTCTTCACAGTTCGTGAACGCGAGGTTGTGCAACTCGTATTGCAGGGGCTGTCATCGATTGAAATGGCGCAAACACTCCATGTTTCTAGCCACACGGTGCAGGATCATCTTAAAGCCATCTTCACGAAAGTCGGGGTGCATAGCCGTGGCGAGCTGGTGGCCAAAATGCTCGGCGATCACTATCTGCCGTATGTCGGCCCACGCTAG
- a CDS encoding cupin domain-containing protein, whose protein sequence is MTDTTMTQGYTLDAGAGEALWAMGERLVLKATRAQTGGAFTIFEDLVAAGGEPPPHVHEREDEAYYILEGAIAVTVGGQTYQAGPGAFVFLPRLVPHHWQVTSAEPVRMLVFFTPAGVEGFFQALSRPAEAPTTPPPSPPDLPKIIQTAGEYGIRLAGPPPAA, encoded by the coding sequence ATGACAGATACCACGATGACACAGGGCTACACGCTGGATGCCGGCGCAGGCGAGGCACTCTGGGCGATGGGCGAACGGCTGGTGCTTAAGGCCACTAGGGCGCAGACCGGCGGCGCGTTCACGATTTTCGAGGACTTGGTCGCCGCTGGCGGCGAGCCGCCCCCGCATGTCCACGAACGTGAGGATGAAGCATACTACATCCTGGAGGGCGCAATCGCGGTGACGGTCGGCGGGCAGACCTACCAGGCCGGGCCGGGCGCCTTTGTCTTTCTCCCACGGCTCGTTCCACACCACTGGCAGGTGACCAGCGCTGAGCCTGTGCGCATGCTGGTCTTCTTCACCCCGGCCGGCGTGGAAGGCTTCTTCCAGGCCCTCAGCCGCCCGGCCGAAGCGCCGACAACCCCGCCACCGAGTCCTCCCGATCTGCCGAAGATCATCCAGACCGCCGGCGAGTATGGGATCCGCCTCGCCGGACCGCCCCCGGCCGCCTGA
- a CDS encoding IS982 family transposase, producing MITDFDDFCTWMFVLIDDIWQVIGPLYRRPGPVSDCSDSELLTMAIVGECREWDKETNLIGEWQNYRHLFPVIPERTRFNRRRRNLMGAIDHLRRMVLRVLDVAQDGQCVIDSLPVPVVQFHLVPASTGDWDAHGAAFGRCATKKQTIYGYRLHLLITLGGAIVDFELTSANADDRDAARDMLPSHPGLTVIGDKGYISAELAAQLWEQYRICLLTLPRANQHDQLPPEVRRLINQVRQIIETVNDQLTEQFQIETNHAQSFWGCVRACPPS from the coding sequence ATGATAACCGATTTTGATGACTTCTGCACCTGGATGTTCGTGCTGATTGACGACATCTGGCAGGTGATCGGCCCCTTGTACCGCCGACCCGGTCCGGTAAGTGATTGTTCGGATAGTGAACTGCTGACTATGGCGATTGTCGGCGAGTGCCGGGAATGGGATAAGGAGACCAATCTGATTGGCGAGTGGCAAAATTATCGGCATCTGTTCCCCGTCATTCCTGAGCGAACACGCTTCAATCGGCGCCGTCGCAATTTGATGGGGGCGATCGATCACCTGCGCCGCATGGTGCTGCGGGTGCTGGATGTGGCGCAGGACGGGCAATGCGTCATTGACAGCTTGCCCGTGCCGGTGGTGCAGTTCCATCTGGTGCCGGCTTCGACGGGCGACTGGGATGCCCACGGTGCCGCGTTTGGGCGGTGTGCCACGAAAAAGCAGACCATTTATGGCTATCGGTTGCACCTGCTGATTACGCTTGGCGGCGCGATCGTGGACTTCGAACTGACCAGTGCCAATGCCGATGACCGCGATGCTGCCCGCGACATGTTGCCCTCCCATCCAGGGTTGACGGTGATTGGCGATAAAGGCTACATCAGTGCCGAATTGGCCGCACAGTTGTGGGAGCAGTACCGGATCTGCTTGCTGACATTGCCACGGGCCAATCAGCACGACCAACTCCCGCCGGAGGTGCGGCGGCTGATCAATCAAGTCCGCCAGATTATTGAGACGGTGAATGATCAACTGACCGAGCAATTCCAGATTGAGACCAATCACGCACAGAGCTTTTGGGGCTGTGTGCGCGCTTGTCCACCAAGTTGA
- a CDS encoding DUF4386 family protein, giving the protein MGGFSALYMAAAYLIGIVLFLVVLDYSSVTEPAQKVALNVDNQVVIFSTNLLMYVFFGLCLIILLLALYERLKSGAPAIMQAATAIGIIWAGSLIASGMVANAGLATIVPLYAQDPAQAALTWQGIEAVAHGLGNANGEILGGPLTLLVSLAGLRAGGLPRGLNMLGLLVGAVGIISIIPGLTEMMVGMFGLSQIIWFIWLGIVLLRSNPSPAA; this is encoded by the coding sequence ATCGGTGGCTTCTCCGCGCTGTACATGGCAGCCGCCTACCTGATCGGAATTGTACTGTTTCTCGTCGTTTTGGACTACTCCAGCGTCACCGAGCCGGCCCAGAAGGTAGCCCTGAACGTCGACAACCAGGTGGTCATCTTTTCAACCAACCTGCTTATGTACGTCTTCTTTGGCTTGTGCCTGATCATCCTGTTGCTGGCGTTATACGAGCGCTTGAAGTCCGGCGCACCGGCGATCATGCAGGCGGCGACCGCAATCGGCATCATCTGGGCTGGCTCGCTGATCGCCAGTGGCATGGTTGCGAATGCCGGGCTCGCTACGATTGTTCCGCTCTATGCTCAAGACCCCGCCCAGGCTGCGTTGACCTGGCAGGGAATTGAAGCCGTGGCGCATGGGCTGGGCAACGCCAATGGCGAAATCCTCGGCGGGCCGTTGACGCTGCTGGTCAGCCTGGCCGGGCTGCGGGCGGGCGGGCTGCCCAGGGGGCTGAACATGCTCGGCTTGTTGGTTGGCGCGGTCGGCATCATCTCAATTATCCCAGGGTTGACCGAGATGATGGTTGGAATGTTTGGCTTGAGCCAAATCATCTGGTTCATCTGGCTGGGCATCGTTCTTCTGCGCAGCAACCCAAGCCCGGCAGCGTAA
- a CDS encoding tetratricopeptide repeat protein — protein sequence MPNPVLATKLFIPRPRPNVVLRADLITRLNAGLHRRLTLISAPAGFGKTTLVASWLAHLERKTQTIAPASSDRLDPVRRSAWLSLDAGDTDLTRFLTYLVAALQTIGASVVGLLQSPPPPAEAILTALLNAVSAVPDPFILVLDDYHVIDSPSVDQALTFLIEHLPPQMHLVIATREDPHLPLARFRARDQLTELRAADLRFTPAEATAFLNQAMGLSLSAGDIAALAARTEGWIAGLQLAALALQGPLSMHGLADTSRFIQSFTGSHRFVLDYLVEEVLQQQPEHIRSFLLQTSLLDRLCGPLCDAVTGQKDSRVILETLERGNLFIVPLDAQRQWYRYHHLFAEVLQAHLQEAHPDRVPMLHLRASEWYEQHDLRSDAIGHALAARDFEGAAGLIELAKPAIDLNYQSSIWLGWLKALPDDLIRTRPVLSVGYAWALLDGGELEASEAHLQEAERWLNAPADKMVVVDTEQFRSLPASIATARAYRSLALGDVSGTVAYAQQALELTSADDRIRYMQAISLLGLAQYTNGDLQVAERSLADFYTNLRKTGEISTLVSISFLLADIRVALGRLHEAESIYQQSLQLATSQGAPMPLGIVDVYRGLAELYVERGDLEAAAQHLLTSQKLGAQTTLTDWPYRLCVSQARLHEAQGNLEGALALLDQAERVHIRSPLPDVRPIAALKTRIWLKQGRLSEALAWARKRGLSADDDISYTREFEHIVLARVLIAAGTSESDRAAVSRLLGRLLQAAEAGGRLGSVIEILVVQALAFQAHAHLAHALASLERAVALAEPQGYLRIFVDEGEAMRSLIEKQSRNRGQPLSGYMATLLAAFAQPVAAQPSALTGQPSGMIEPLSEREQDVLKLLRGDLSGPEIAQQLSVSLHTLRTHTNNIFKKLGVNNRRAAVRRAEELDLY from the coding sequence ATGCCGAATCCAGTGCTCGCGACAAAGCTGTTCATCCCACGGCCACGCCCAAACGTGGTGCTCCGCGCCGACTTGATCACGCGGCTGAATGCAGGCCTCCATCGCAGACTGACCCTGATCTCGGCACCTGCCGGCTTTGGGAAAACTACGCTGGTCGCAAGCTGGCTTGCACACCTAGAGCGTAAAACGCAAACCATAGCACCGGCCAGCAGCGATCGCCTGGATCCCGTTCGACGCTCTGCATGGCTGTCGCTAGACGCAGGCGATACCGATCTCACCCGCTTTCTGACCTACCTGGTCGCGGCGTTGCAGACGATTGGCGCAAGCGTGGTCGGTCTGCTCCAGTCGCCGCCGCCGCCAGCCGAAGCGATTCTGACCGCCCTGCTTAATGCTGTCTCCGCCGTCCCCGACCCGTTTATCCTTGTGCTCGACGACTACCATGTGATTGACTCGCCGTCGGTTGATCAGGCCCTCACTTTCCTGATCGAGCACCTCCCACCACAGATGCACCTTGTCATCGCCACCCGCGAGGACCCCCACCTGCCCCTGGCTCGCTTCCGCGCCCGCGATCAATTGACCGAGCTGCGCGCCGCAGATTTGCGGTTTACCCCGGCTGAGGCCACCGCATTCCTCAACCAGGCCATGGGCCTCAGCCTCTCGGCAGGCGACATCGCCGCGCTGGCGGCCCGCACCGAAGGCTGGATTGCCGGGCTGCAATTAGCCGCCCTGGCTTTGCAAGGGCCACTTTCTATGCACGGCCTCGCCGATACATCCCGCTTCATCCAATCCTTCACCGGCAGCCATCGTTTTGTGCTCGATTACCTCGTCGAAGAAGTGTTGCAACAGCAGCCGGAACACATCCGTAGCTTCTTACTGCAAACCTCGCTGCTCGACAGGTTATGTGGCCCGCTCTGCGATGCTGTCACCGGGCAGAAGGATAGCAGGGTGATACTTGAAACCCTGGAGCGCGGCAACCTGTTCATCGTTCCGCTCGATGCGCAGCGCCAGTGGTATCGCTATCACCACCTCTTCGCCGAAGTGCTCCAGGCGCACTTGCAAGAGGCGCACCCCGATCGTGTGCCCATGCTCCATCTGCGGGCGAGCGAGTGGTACGAGCAGCACGATCTGCGATCCGATGCCATCGGGCATGCGTTGGCTGCCAGGGACTTCGAGGGTGCAGCTGGCCTGATCGAATTGGCCAAGCCGGCTATCGATCTCAATTACCAATCCTCGATCTGGCTTGGCTGGCTCAAAGCACTGCCCGACGACTTGATCCGCACCCGGCCGGTGCTTAGTGTGGGCTATGCCTGGGCGTTGCTGGATGGCGGCGAGCTGGAGGCCAGCGAGGCCCATTTGCAGGAGGCTGAACGCTGGCTGAATGCACCGGCGGACAAGATGGTCGTTGTGGATACAGAGCAATTTCGCTCACTGCCGGCCTCGATTGCCACCGCCCGCGCCTACCGCTCCCTGGCGCTTGGCGATGTCTCCGGCACCGTAGCGTATGCCCAGCAGGCACTCGAACTCACCTCCGCAGACGACCGGATCCGGTACATGCAGGCTATTTCGCTGCTGGGGCTTGCCCAGTATACAAATGGGGATCTGCAGGTAGCCGAGCGCTCCCTGGCCGATTTCTATACCAACCTGCGGAAAACCGGCGAAATCTCGACCCTGGTCAGCATCTCATTTCTCCTGGCCGACATCCGGGTGGCGCTGGGGCGCCTGCACGAGGCCGAAAGCATCTATCAGCAATCATTGCAGCTCGCGACCAGCCAGGGCGCGCCCATGCCGCTCGGAATAGTAGACGTATACCGCGGCCTCGCTGAGCTATACGTTGAACGGGGCGACCTGGAAGCCGCCGCTCAACACCTGCTGACCAGCCAGAAGCTGGGCGCGCAGACCACGCTGACCGATTGGCCGTATCGCCTGTGCGTTTCGCAGGCGCGCCTGCACGAGGCGCAGGGGAACCTCGAGGGCGCGCTCGCTCTGCTTGACCAGGCGGAGCGCGTGCATATTCGAAGCCCCCTGCCCGATGTGCGCCCTATCGCGGCTTTGAAGACGCGGATCTGGCTCAAGCAGGGCCGCTTGAGCGAAGCCCTGGCGTGGGCGCGTAAGCGAGGGCTATCGGCTGATGATGACATCAGCTACACGCGCGAGTTCGAGCACATCGTGCTGGCGCGGGTGCTGATCGCTGCCGGCACAAGCGAAAGCGATCGAGCGGCTGTGTCCCGGCTGCTGGGGCGGCTTCTGCAAGCGGCAGAAGCTGGCGGCCGGCTGGGCAGCGTGATCGAAATCCTGGTGGTGCAAGCGCTCGCATTCCAGGCACACGCTCACCTGGCCCACGCGCTCGCATCCCTGGAACGCGCCGTAGCCCTGGCCGAGCCGCAAGGCTATCTGCGCATCTTTGTGGATGAAGGCGAAGCGATGCGATCGTTGATTGAAAAACAATCGCGCAATCGCGGCCAACCGCTGAGTGGGTATATGGCTACACTCCTGGCTGCGTTTGCGCAACCGGTGGCTGCGCAACCATCAGCGCTCACTGGCCAACCATCGGGCATGATCGAGCCTTTGAGCGAACGTGAACAGGACGTACTCAAGCTGCTGCGGGGCGATTTAAGCGGCCCGGAAATTGCCCAACAACTGAGCGTGTCGCTCCACACGCTGCGCACCCATACCAATAACATCTTCAAAAAGCTGGGGGTAAACAACCGCCGGGCGGCCGTCCGCCGCGCTGAGGAACTCGATCTGTATTAG
- a CDS encoding DUF3375 family protein produces the protein MDKLLWEPNVATVFATMPQEIGDMPDDTNIGALYRQFYVDESRLQRRIETVLETRPACTLAELLDIYPAEKGIRELIGKAAEYEAFGEDVALIRATLPALESWLAANPQHVIEQHGAWPDLLRVCAYFCANPRPNLYIPRAADRRPHQIHRAAQAACWKRCSRRCARHRRAGV, from the coding sequence ATGGACAAGCTGCTGTGGGAGCCGAACGTCGCCACCGTGTTCGCAACGATGCCGCAGGAGATCGGCGACATGCCGGATGACACGAACATCGGCGCGCTGTACCGGCAGTTCTATGTTGATGAGAGCCGGCTGCAGCGGCGCATCGAGACCGTGCTCGAAACCCGCCCGGCATGTACATTGGCCGAATTGCTCGACATCTACCCCGCCGAAAAAGGCATCCGCGAGCTGATTGGCAAGGCCGCCGAGTACGAGGCATTTGGGGAGGATGTAGCGCTGATCCGCGCGACCTTGCCGGCGCTGGAGTCGTGGCTTGCAGCCAACCCGCAGCATGTGATCGAGCAGCATGGTGCATGGCCGGATTTGCTGCGCGTCTGCGCCTACTTCTGCGCGAACCCGCGCCCGAACTTATACATTCCGCGAGCTGCCGATCGCCGTCCACACCAAATTCATCGAGCAGCACAGGCCGCCTGCTGGAAGCGCTGCTCCCGCCGATGCGCTCGACACAGGCGAGCAGGCGTTTGA